One window of Rasiella rasia genomic DNA carries:
- a CDS encoding DUF4295 domain-containing protein → MAKKSVASLQTGSKRLTKAIKMVKSEKTGAYTFVESIMAPDKVNDWLSKR, encoded by the coding sequence ATGGCAAAGAAATCAGTAGCATCATTACAAACAGGATCTAAGCGTTTAACGAAAGCCATCAAAATGGTAAAGTCTGAAAAAACAGGCGCTTACACATTTGTAGAGTCTATCATGGCTCCAGACAAGGTTAACGATTGGTTAAGCAAACGATAA
- the rpmB gene encoding 50S ribosomal protein L28, with amino-acid sequence MSRVCELTGKRAMVGNNVSHAMNKTKRKFNVNLVKKRFYIPEEDQWLTLKVCTSALKDINKKGIYAVVKEARQKGFLNQ; translated from the coding sequence ATGTCAAGAGTTTGTGAGCTTACGGGCAAAAGAGCAATGGTAGGGAACAACGTATCCCACGCGATGAACAAGACAAAGCGTAAGTTTAACGTGAATCTCGTTAAAAAACGCTTCTACATTCCAGAAGAAGATCAGTGGTTAACGCTAAAGGTTTGTACTTCTGCATTAAAAGACATCAATAAAAAAGGAATCTACGCTGTAGTGAAAGAAGCCCGTCAAAAAGGGTTCTTAAACCAGTAA
- a CDS encoding DUF6090 family protein, with protein MKYAVGEIILVVIGILIALQINNLNQERILNEQNLIIVQNLNKEFSENLIELDSRITKFNRIIEGLEELLTVMRTQDSSLTEASFDELLQKTFWTPNWTPSSFVLVELKSSGALSKLKNNELKTLLFKWEREFANMHVNKDAYILYGEEYIEFITKNGSVRNIDALTEETKHLQKSTIANNSLELLKIPEFENRADNFYFLAFRLRDNFQALRVTMQDIVTASNAELNL; from the coding sequence TTGAAATATGCGGTTGGTGAGATTATTTTAGTTGTCATTGGAATTCTCATCGCCCTTCAAATAAATAACCTAAATCAGGAACGTATCTTAAACGAACAAAACCTGATTATAGTACAGAATTTAAATAAAGAGTTTAGTGAGAACTTAATTGAATTAGACTCTAGAATTACTAAATTCAATAGAATAATTGAAGGGTTGGAGGAACTGCTAACCGTTATGAGAACTCAAGATAGTAGTTTAACTGAAGCTAGTTTTGACGAGCTACTTCAAAAAACGTTTTGGACACCCAATTGGACACCTAGCTCTTTCGTGCTTGTAGAATTGAAAAGTTCTGGAGCCTTATCTAAACTTAAAAATAACGAGTTAAAAACATTGTTATTTAAATGGGAAAGAGAATTTGCCAATATGCATGTAAACAAAGATGCATATATATTGTATGGAGAAGAGTATATTGAATTTATCACTAAAAATGGATCTGTTAGAAATATAGATGCGTTAACAGAAGAGACTAAACATCTACAAAAATCTACGATTGCCAATAACAGCTTGGAACTCCTAAAAATTCCTGAATTTGAAAACAGGGCTGATAATTTTTATTTTCTTGCGTTTCGATTACGAGATAATTTTCAAGCGCTTAGGGTAACAATGCAAGATATTGTTACTGCTTCGAATGCTGAATTGAATTTATGA
- a CDS encoding patatin-like phospholipase family protein: MKTNYSFLILAIFILFSMSCETTISDKIAEEKETVTLTKKKLVLAIDGGGIKGIIPATIIKALEDSLGKQMYEVFDVIGGTSTGGIISLGLTTPNGAGPNLPPRTASQVLDFYKKDCSKIFVANTGLNSGPKYFADYNGAGVEAFLRTNFGGNTLKSSAMNDPVNKRVQQVFTTSYLINGEGGKVVGRQPEMGRDFGPYLFNWHDATIDPYDNYYIWEAARATSAAPTYFPVAHVGGGMGPRSGAAQKWALDGGVMSNDPAMFAASEALRTKVANTMNDLVVISLGCGIDPFNGGINVIIGGKAGPTNRFGFWGDSWAAPSVVGNRWYNLNDDIIAIPALLQVESYANQFVPVSQLQRFAEANTGFEYYRMQPTYKTSLAMDKCNLVPALIADADAYLKSTEGIKLLNEILKVIRDNQ, encoded by the coding sequence ATGAAAACTAACTATTCATTTTTAATTCTCGCCATTTTTATACTTTTCTCAATGAGCTGTGAGACCACAATCAGTGACAAAATAGCTGAAGAAAAAGAAACTGTCACCTTGACCAAAAAGAAGTTAGTGCTAGCAATTGATGGTGGTGGAATAAAGGGAATCATCCCGGCTACCATAATAAAAGCGTTAGAAGACTCACTCGGGAAGCAAATGTATGAAGTGTTTGATGTTATTGGAGGTACTTCTACTGGGGGTATTATCTCTTTAGGACTAACCACACCCAATGGTGCGGGGCCTAATTTACCACCGCGAACCGCCTCTCAAGTACTAGATTTTTACAAAAAAGATTGCAGCAAAATCTTTGTAGCCAATACAGGATTGAATTCTGGACCTAAATATTTTGCCGATTATAATGGTGCTGGTGTGGAAGCATTTTTGAGAACCAACTTTGGCGGGAATACCCTTAAGAGTTCTGCAATGAATGATCCTGTAAACAAACGGGTACAACAAGTATTCACCACTAGTTATCTTATTAATGGAGAAGGAGGAAAAGTAGTAGGAAGACAGCCTGAAATGGGTCGCGATTTCGGCCCTTATCTCTTTAATTGGCATGATGCTACAATAGACCCATACGACAATTACTATATTTGGGAAGCGGCACGTGCTACAAGTGCGGCACCAACCTATTTTCCAGTGGCTCATGTGGGAGGCGGAATGGGACCTCGTTCTGGGGCGGCTCAAAAATGGGCGCTTGATGGAGGTGTGATGAGTAATGATCCAGCTATGTTTGCTGCGTCTGAAGCCCTGCGAACTAAGGTCGCAAATACTATGAATGATTTGGTAGTAATTTCTTTGGGCTGCGGTATAGATCCCTTTAATGGTGGTATTAATGTTATTATTGGTGGTAAGGCAGGTCCAACAAACAGGTTTGGATTTTGGGGCGATAGTTGGGCTGCGCCCTCTGTTGTGGGGAATCGTTGGTATAATTTAAATGATGATATAATTGCTATTCCTGCTTTATTGCAAGTAGAAAGCTATGCCAACCAATTTGTGCCTGTTAGTCAGTTACAGCGATTTGCAGAAGCGAATACAGGATTTGAATACTACCGCATGCAACCAACCTACAAGACTAGTTTGGCAATGGACAAATGCAATTTGGTGCCTGCTCTCATAGCAGACGCAGATGCGTATTTAAAAAGTACTGAAGGTATAAAGCTTTTAAATGAAATTTTAAAAGTGATACGAGATAATCAGTAG
- the ftsY gene encoding signal recognition particle-docking protein FtsY: MSFFKKIFSKEKKETLDKGLEKTKTTFLDKLSKAVAGKSKVDDDVLDNLEEVLVSSDVGVNTTLKIIDRIEARVSKDKYLGTDELNLILREEIAGLLSEVDSGNATEFEIPSGTKPHVIMVVGVNGVGKTTTIGKLAFQFKKAGKKVVLGAADTFRAAAIDQLQVWADRTEVPIVKQSMGSDPASVAFDTLESAVNQDADVVIIDTAGRLHNKINLMNELTKVKRVMQKVVGDAPHDVLLVLDGSTGQNAFEQAKQFTAATEVTSLAVTKLDGTAKGGVVIGISDQFQIPVKYIGVGEGIEDLQVFNKFEFVDSFFK, translated from the coding sequence ATGAGTTTTTTTAAAAAAATATTTAGTAAAGAGAAAAAGGAAACCCTAGACAAAGGTCTGGAGAAAACTAAAACTACCTTTCTTGATAAACTTTCCAAAGCTGTTGCGGGAAAGAGCAAAGTAGATGACGATGTACTCGATAACCTCGAAGAAGTTTTAGTCTCTAGCGACGTTGGAGTAAATACCACCCTCAAAATTATTGATCGTATTGAAGCCCGCGTTTCTAAAGACAAATATTTAGGTACAGATGAGCTCAACCTAATTCTTAGAGAAGAAATCGCAGGACTCCTTAGCGAAGTAGATTCTGGAAATGCCACAGAATTTGAAATTCCATCAGGAACTAAACCACACGTTATTATGGTGGTTGGAGTAAATGGTGTAGGTAAAACTACAACAATTGGTAAGTTAGCTTTTCAGTTTAAAAAGGCTGGTAAAAAAGTAGTGCTGGGTGCCGCAGATACATTTCGTGCCGCAGCCATAGACCAATTGCAAGTGTGGGCAGATCGCACAGAAGTACCTATTGTGAAACAAAGTATGGGTAGCGATCCAGCTAGTGTTGCTTTCGACACACTAGAAAGTGCTGTTAATCAGGATGCCGATGTGGTAATCATAGATACAGCAGGCCGACTTCACAATAAAATTAACTTAATGAATGAGCTTACCAAGGTGAAGCGAGTTATGCAAAAAGTAGTAGGAGACGCGCCACACGATGTATTACTTGTGTTAGACGGTTCTACTGGGCAAAATGCATTTGAGCAGGCAAAACAGTTTACTGCCGCTACAGAGGTAACAAGCCTTGCTGTCACTAAACTAGATGGTACTGCAAAAGGCGGTGTTGTAATTGGTATAAGTGATCAGTTTCAGATACCAGTAAAATATATTGGTGTTGGTGAGGGTATTGAAGACCTGCAAGTATTTAATAAATTTGAATTTGTAGATTCATTTTTTAAATAA
- a CDS encoding glycosyltransferase produces MHKQLLIIGHTYPEPSTTAAGSRMMQLIDLFTAQGCMISFASTAGISERSEDLATANISTHAISLNDASLNVLLKEVVPDIVLFDRFVTEEQFGWRVTEVCPNAVQILDTEDLHFLRKAREEAFKKGIAVTEAILFTDTAKREIASILRCDMSLIISEIELELLTHTFKVPSGLLFYLPLLVAAEISEDKIHALATFRNRQHFVALGNLKHAPNVASVQLLKQHIWPKLRHNLPQAELHIYGAYAPKQIQEMHSPKDGFLIMGWAPKISEVLENAKVQLAPLPFGAGLKGKLIDAMRYGLPTITTPIGAEGMFKDENAPGFIANTWEAFIEESIRLYTNEPIWATAQDRGFNILKNRFQRSFFEVSFQKEIRHLLNTIHQHRRKHFIGQILQHQSMQATKYLSKWIEAKNSKDR; encoded by the coding sequence ATGCATAAACAGCTTCTCATTATCGGTCATACGTATCCAGAGCCCTCCACGACGGCCGCTGGAAGTAGAATGATGCAGCTTATTGACTTATTTACAGCTCAAGGTTGTATGATTTCTTTTGCCAGCACTGCAGGAATTTCTGAAAGGTCTGAAGATTTAGCAACGGCAAATATTTCAACACATGCTATTTCCCTAAACGACGCTTCGTTGAATGTTCTTTTGAAAGAAGTAGTGCCCGATATAGTATTGTTTGACAGGTTTGTCACCGAAGAACAGTTTGGTTGGCGCGTTACCGAAGTATGCCCCAATGCCGTTCAGATTTTAGACACAGAAGACCTGCATTTTCTTAGAAAAGCACGAGAAGAAGCATTTAAAAAAGGAATTGCAGTTACCGAAGCAATACTTTTTACCGATACTGCCAAACGTGAAATCGCTAGTATTTTACGTTGCGATATGTCGCTTATAATTTCTGAAATAGAACTTGAATTATTAACTCACACATTTAAGGTCCCTAGCGGACTGCTATTTTATCTTCCGTTATTGGTTGCTGCGGAAATTTCCGAAGATAAGATACATGCGTTAGCTACTTTTAGGAATCGTCAGCATTTTGTGGCATTAGGTAATTTGAAACATGCACCAAACGTGGCTTCTGTTCAATTATTGAAACAACACATCTGGCCGAAGCTTAGACATAACCTTCCGCAAGCCGAATTACACATTTACGGTGCCTACGCCCCTAAGCAAATACAAGAAATGCACAGCCCTAAAGACGGTTTTCTAATTATGGGTTGGGCGCCTAAAATTTCCGAAGTACTTGAAAACGCTAAAGTTCAACTTGCGCCACTTCCATTTGGTGCGGGTTTAAAAGGAAAATTGATAGATGCAATGCGGTATGGGCTGCCTACAATAACTACACCTATTGGAGCAGAAGGTATGTTTAAAGATGAAAATGCCCCCGGCTTTATTGCGAATACTTGGGAGGCATTTATAGAAGAATCGATTCGTTTATATACAAATGAACCTATTTGGGCCACAGCACAAGATCGCGGGTTTAACATTCTTAAAAATCGCTTTCAGAGAAGCTTTTTTGAGGTGTCTTTTCAAAAGGAAATAAGACACTTGCTGAACACGATACACCAGCATAGACGAAAACATTTTATTGGTCAAATTTTACAGCACCAAAGTATGCAAGCAACCAAATATTTAAGCAAATGGATTGAAGCTAAGAATAGTAAGGACAGGTAA
- the rpmG gene encoding 50S ribosomal protein L33 → MAKKGNRVQVILECTEHKESGMAGTSRYITTKNKKNTPDRMELKKFNPILKKMTVHKEIK, encoded by the coding sequence ATGGCTAAAAAGGGAAACAGAGTTCAGGTAATTTTAGAATGTACCGAGCATAAAGAAAGCGGTATGGCAGGAACTTCTCGCTATATCACCACGAAAAATAAAAAGAACACTCCAGACCGTATGGAGTTGAAGAAATTCAACCCTATTCTTAAAAAAATGACGGTTCATAAAGAGATAAAATAA
- a CDS encoding tetratricopeptide repeat protein, with protein sequence MHKYLVIVLSLCFASCGNSNTKTDDPAPNWTQKYQAISKLGDTLYSKAPSQKLMKQYEAKKEAFDKSATLENTIWYGRFTAYTGNYREAIAIYTEGLNKFPDESRLLRHRGHRYITVREFDKAIIDLEKAAALIQGQENKVEEDGMPNAKNIPLSTMHGNIYYHLGLAYYLNGNDVPAIEAYKKCLKTSSNPDNVVSATHWIYTINCQIGRKSTGLNYVKGITADMNIIENQAYHKACLVYKGELQPEKALLNSDDDASNSALNYAIANYLLCDGQSSKAKTMFSEIVSGSDWASFGYIAAEVDLASKF encoded by the coding sequence ATGCATAAATACCTTGTCATTGTACTTTCCCTCTGCTTCGCAAGCTGTGGAAATTCGAATACAAAAACAGATGACCCTGCACCCAATTGGACTCAAAAATATCAGGCGATTTCTAAATTAGGCGACACCTTGTACAGCAAAGCTCCGTCTCAAAAATTGATGAAGCAATACGAAGCCAAAAAAGAAGCATTCGATAAAAGTGCTACATTAGAAAACACCATTTGGTACGGACGGTTTACGGCATATACAGGTAACTATAGAGAGGCCATCGCAATTTATACAGAGGGACTCAATAAATTTCCTGACGAATCGCGGTTGCTACGTCATCGCGGACATAGATATATTACTGTACGTGAATTCGACAAAGCAATTATAGATCTAGAAAAAGCCGCAGCGCTTATTCAAGGACAAGAAAACAAAGTAGAAGAAGACGGAATGCCTAATGCCAAAAACATACCGTTAAGCACTATGCACGGTAACATTTACTATCACCTAGGCCTTGCTTATTACCTCAACGGAAACGATGTACCAGCAATAGAAGCATACAAAAAATGCCTAAAAACTTCTAGTAATCCAGACAATGTAGTTTCTGCAACCCATTGGATTTATACTATTAATTGCCAAATTGGTCGTAAGTCTACGGGTCTTAATTATGTAAAAGGCATTACAGCAGATATGAATATAATTGAAAATCAGGCGTACCATAAGGCTTGTCTTGTGTACAAGGGCGAATTACAACCAGAAAAAGCTTTATTGAATTCAGATGACGACGCTTCTAACAGTGCGCTAAACTATGCAATCGCTAACTACCTTTTGTGTGACGGACAATCTAGTAAGGCAAAAACCATGTTTTCTGAAATAGTTTCGGGTTCAGATTGGGCATCGTTTGGCTATATTGCTGCAGAGGTAGATTTGGCTTCTAAGTTTTAA
- the rimO gene encoding 30S ribosomal protein S12 methylthiotransferase RimO has protein sequence MRTKTLKKNKINVVTLGCSKNVYDSEVLMGQLRANNKEVVHEEEGNVVVINTCGFIANAKEESVNTILEYVQKKEEGVVDKVFVTGCLSERYKPDLQKEIPDVDQYFGTTELPGLLKALGADYKHELIGERLTTTPKNYAYLKIAEGCDRPCSFCAIPIMRGKHRSTPIEDLVTEAEKLAANGVKELILIAQDLTYYGLDLYKKRNLAELLQNLVKVEGIDWIRLHYAFPTGFPMDVLDVMKNEPKVCNYIDIPLQHIADPILKSMRRGTTKAKTTKLLDEFRAAVPEMAIRTTLIVGYPGETEEDFQTLKQWVSEQRFERLGCFTYSHEENTHAYNLEDDVPEDVKMQRANEIMEVQSQISWELNQQKIGQTFRVIIDRKEGTYYVGRTEFDSPDVDNEVLINAEEGYLRTGEFFNVKVTAAEDFDLYAEVVQ, from the coding sequence ATGAGAACAAAAACACTCAAGAAAAATAAAATCAACGTAGTCACATTGGGCTGCTCTAAGAATGTGTACGACAGTGAAGTGCTCATGGGGCAATTGCGCGCCAACAATAAAGAAGTGGTTCACGAAGAAGAAGGAAATGTAGTAGTTATAAATACGTGTGGTTTTATAGCCAATGCCAAAGAAGAAAGTGTAAATACTATCTTAGAATACGTTCAGAAAAAGGAAGAAGGCGTTGTAGACAAGGTTTTTGTTACAGGGTGTCTTTCAGAACGATATAAACCAGACCTCCAAAAAGAAATTCCAGATGTAGATCAATACTTTGGTACTACAGAGTTACCAGGTCTGTTAAAGGCCTTGGGAGCAGATTACAAGCATGAACTTATAGGTGAGCGCCTCACCACCACTCCAAAAAACTATGCATATCTAAAAATTGCCGAAGGATGTGACCGTCCGTGTTCCTTTTGTGCTATTCCAATTATGCGCGGTAAACACAGAAGTACTCCTATAGAAGACTTAGTTACTGAAGCAGAGAAGTTAGCGGCAAATGGGGTTAAAGAGCTCATCTTAATCGCACAAGACCTAACCTATTACGGTTTAGATTTGTACAAAAAGAGAAACCTCGCCGAATTACTTCAGAATTTAGTAAAAGTTGAAGGTATTGATTGGATTCGTTTACATTACGCATTTCCAACTGGTTTCCCGATGGATGTGCTAGATGTAATGAAGAATGAACCTAAGGTGTGTAATTATATAGACATTCCGCTACAACACATCGCAGATCCTATTTTAAAAAGTATGCGTCGTGGTACCACAAAAGCCAAAACAACCAAGTTGCTTGATGAGTTTAGAGCGGCCGTGCCAGAGATGGCAATACGTACTACACTCATCGTTGGGTATCCAGGCGAAACCGAAGAAGATTTTCAAACCCTAAAACAATGGGTAAGCGAGCAGCGTTTTGAACGCTTGGGCTGTTTTACGTACTCGCATGAAGAAAATACACATGCTTATAATCTCGAAGACGACGTGCCAGAAGATGTGAAAATGCAGCGCGCTAACGAAATTATGGAAGTGCAAAGTCAGATTTCTTGGGAATTAAATCAACAGAAAATCGGACAAACATTTCGTGTGATTATCGATCGGAAAGAAGGGACGTACTATGTTGGGAGAACCGAATTTGACAGCCCCGATGTAGACAATGAAGTGCTTATTAATGCAGAGGAGGGATACCTGCGAACCGGAGAATTTTTCAATGTAAAAGTAACAGCGGCAGAAGACTTCGATTTATATGCCGAAGTAGTGCAATAA
- a CDS encoding DUF6090 family protein, with protein sequence MIKFFRKIRQRLLSENKFSKYLIYAVGEIVLVVIGILIALQVNNWNENRIIKRTEVKYLTELSEAIDLDIIDLKSNINNSQKTIESIDLLLNHFENKLPYNDSLNIHFTRSSLFTNLITNSSVYEKLTSIGLDVISNDSLQKSIVRYYEYSSPYLRKNEEVIVNPHHNLSVRPTMIEKFSYSWLLKPAIPNSFEALQTDSAYLSLLTTTKEIIAFKQRMSKDLLKEASGLQRNIRNHLQ encoded by the coding sequence ATGATAAAATTCTTTAGAAAAATTAGACAAAGATTACTCTCCGAAAATAAATTCAGTAAGTATTTAATTTATGCAGTTGGTGAAATTGTTCTTGTTGTCATTGGAATTCTAATTGCACTTCAAGTAAATAATTGGAATGAAAATCGTATAATCAAGAGAACCGAGGTAAAATACTTAACGGAATTGTCTGAAGCCATTGATTTAGATATCATTGACTTAAAATCGAATATAAATAACTCTCAAAAAACCATAGAAAGCATTGATTTGTTATTAAATCATTTTGAAAACAAATTGCCATATAACGATTCGCTAAATATTCATTTCACCAGAAGTTCATTGTTTACCAATCTCATAACAAATTCTTCGGTCTATGAAAAGTTAACATCAATTGGATTAGATGTTATTTCAAATGATAGTCTTCAGAAAAGCATTGTAAGATATTATGAATACTCTTCACCTTATCTAAGGAAAAATGAGGAGGTAATTGTTAATCCCCATCACAATTTGAGTGTAAGACCTACGATGATTGAAAAGTTCAGTTATTCTTGGCTCTTGAAACCGGCCATTCCAAATTCTTTCGAAGCATTGCAAACAGATTCGGCTTATTTAAGTCTTCTAACAACAACGAAAGAAATAATAGCATTTAAACAAAGAATGTCAAAAGACCTACTTAAGGAAGCATCGGGGTTACAACGAAACATTAGAAACCATCTACAATAA
- a CDS encoding transglutaminase domain-containing protein, with translation MKRIILLVFFTFTLCLHSQRNDFNEINFQKADRIADRYKGEELTNLPVLALRLTAQLETDVERFRAIYIWVTHNVRGDYHLTSTNSHMHRKLKNNPEEFHQWNKQFKKEIFQQLKDEKKTLCTGYAYLIKELANLAGLECEIIHGYGQVKNIKFDNMELPNHSWNAIKLNNKWYLCDATWSSGIIDMSNYSFEFSYEDSFFLMEPSIFAKSHRPIDAQWSLFNENAEN, from the coding sequence ATGAAAAGGATTATCCTTTTAGTGTTCTTCACTTTTACACTGTGTTTGCATTCCCAGCGAAACGATTTTAATGAAATTAACTTTCAGAAAGCAGACCGCATTGCAGATAGGTATAAAGGTGAAGAGCTTACTAATTTACCAGTACTAGCGTTACGACTTACGGCCCAACTAGAAACAGATGTTGAGCGTTTTCGGGCAATTTATATTTGGGTGACACATAATGTACGTGGCGATTACCATCTAACGTCAACCAACAGCCATATGCATAGAAAACTAAAAAACAATCCCGAAGAGTTCCACCAATGGAACAAGCAATTTAAAAAAGAAATTTTCCAACAATTAAAAGATGAGAAAAAAACCCTCTGTACAGGCTATGCTTATTTAATCAAAGAGCTTGCTAATTTGGCTGGTTTAGAGTGCGAAATCATACATGGATATGGTCAGGTTAAGAATATAAAATTCGACAACATGGAGCTTCCCAATCATTCTTGGAATGCAATCAAGCTAAATAACAAGTGGTACCTATGCGATGCTACTTGGTCTAGTGGGATTATAGATATGTCTAACTATTCTTTCGAGTTTAGCTATGAAGATAGCTTCTTTTTAATGGAGCCCTCCATATTTGCAAAAAGCCATAGGCCTATAGATGCGCAGTGGTCACTATTCAATGAAAATGCTGAAAATTAA
- a CDS encoding carboxypeptidase-like regulatory domain-containing protein, producing MRTQITHRRNFLQVVCAFSVIMVCWLFANPMHAQAKTERTITGVVTSLDGPLFGASIVLKGTTIGVTSDKTGAFKFPKELKEDDVLVVSYLGYKNQEVTIGQVTTYIEPFLEDIPVRIYGAMRTVHTKESHYTKYIKN from the coding sequence ATGAGAACACAAATTACACATCGACGAAACTTTTTACAAGTTGTATGCGCCTTTAGCGTAATCATGGTATGTTGGCTTTTTGCCAATCCTATGCACGCCCAGGCCAAAACAGAGAGAACTATCACTGGAGTGGTAACGAGCTTAGACGGACCCTTATTTGGAGCTAGCATTGTTTTAAAAGGAACCACCATTGGGGTGACCTCAGACAAAACGGGGGCTTTCAAATTTCCGAAAGAACTAAAAGAAGATGACGTCTTGGTGGTGAGTTATCTGGGGTACAAAAATCAAGAGGTAACTATAGGTCAAGTAACCACCTATATAGAGCCTTTTTTAGAGGATATTCCGGTTCGCATTTATGGTGCAATGCGCACAGTGCATACCAAAGAATCGCATTATACGAAGTATATCAAGAACTAA
- a CDS encoding DUF695 domain-containing protein, protein MVQSESGKPATGWVDMGYVDYKFKKCCPFNLQFSVEIPNDNDTIDFATLEDYFVDELKKGCVVHLVARVATDFGFIMDMYIDDAEFASEKLAGLLEDDTKMVEFGCGFNQDPKWKEYKRIVKMVK, encoded by the coding sequence ATGGTTCAATCAGAAAGTGGAAAACCAGCAACAGGATGGGTAGATATGGGATATGTTGATTATAAATTCAAGAAATGCTGTCCTTTTAATCTGCAATTTTCAGTTGAGATTCCAAACGATAACGATACCATAGATTTTGCAACCCTAGAAGATTATTTTGTAGACGAACTAAAAAAAGGCTGTGTAGTTCATCTAGTGGCAAGGGTAGCAACCGATTTTGGTTTTATCATGGATATGTATATCGACGATGCAGAATTTGCTTCAGAAAAGCTCGCTGGACTTTTAGAAGACGATACTAAAATGGTAGAATTTGGTTGCGGATTTAACCAAGACCCCAAGTGGAAAGAGTATAAGCGAATTGTAAAAATGGTTAAATAA